The proteins below are encoded in one region of Silene latifolia isolate original U9 population chromosome 2, ASM4854445v1, whole genome shotgun sequence:
- the LOC141631333 gene encoding heavy metal-associated isoprenylated plant protein 23-like, protein MGIVSELMGGGHKHKKKFKQFQTVELKVRIDCDGCELKVKKALSSLSGVKTVEINRKQQKVTVTGYVEAKKVLKKAQSTGKKAEIWPYVPYNLVAQPYAVMAYDKKAPPGYVRRVDYMDNPQTVTIARFNQDPYVTMFSDDNPNACSIM, encoded by the exons ATGGGCATTGTCTCGGAATTGATGGGTGGAGGGCATAAACATAAGAAGAAGTTTAAACAATTTCAGACTGTTGAGCTCAAAGTCAGAATTGATTGTGATGGTTGTGAACTTAAGGTCAAAAAAGCTCTGTCCTCCCTCTCGG GGGTGAAAACGGTAGAAATAAACAGAAAGCAACAAAAGGTGACAGTAACAGGATACGTGGAGGCGAAGAAAGTACTAAAAAAGGCACAGTCGACAGGAAAGAAAGCGGAGATATGGCCATATGTGCCGTACAATCTGGTGGCTCAGCCGTATGCTGTGATGGCTTACGACAAGAAAGCTCCCCCTGGTTATGTCAGGAGGGTGGATTACATGGACAACCCTCAAACTGTAACCATTGCTCGATTTAATCAGGATCCTTATGTTACGATGTTCAGTGATGATAATCCTAATGCTTGTTCTATAATGTAA